One Helianthus annuus cultivar XRQ/B chromosome 12, HanXRQr2.0-SUNRISE, whole genome shotgun sequence genomic region harbors:
- the LOC110914205 gene encoding uncharacterized protein LOC110914205, with protein sequence MGSPSEESFTDIYRRYFSPDEDAAEEEAVTSACTFVLQTFEHIRPPPPPRPILRRTYILRDREAANERLMKDYFDAAPVHGPNVFRRRFRMSQRLFLRINNELENTYDFFKQRMDARGYLGFTSIQKVTSALRVLAYGNTYDINDEYLKMAEKTTRDTLEHFCYAGCFNDINTLEASPLIEGYISGTIPKAGFHANGNDYEHGYYLGDGIYPEYSIIVKTFSETFDEKRKNPCRMWHKDKIRMAMYACIILHNMIIEDDGKAICQNYIPEDLVELPQATTEERLVNAQLLRSREIHNALKADLVEHAWAIRPIRSNNDHDEDSEEEVGEEFEDGNFEDVGLDAGENEEEEGENEDDTEE encoded by the exons ATGGGTTCCCCGTCGGAAGAGTCTTTCACCGATATTTACCGAAGATATTTTTCCCCCGACGAAGACGCGGCCGAGGAagaagcggttacgagtgcatgtactTTTGTGCTACAAACATTTGAGCACATTCGGCCACCTCCCCCTCCACGACCCATCTTGCGACGCACCTATATCTTGCGAGATCGTGAAGCCGCGAacgagcgtttgatgaaagactattttgacGCGGCACCGGTTCACGGACCGAATGTTTTTAGACGACGTTTTCGGATGAGCCAAAGGTTATTTTTGCGCATTAACAATGAGTTGGAAAATACGTACGATTTCTTTAAGCAAAGAATGGACGCACGAGGATATCTAGGCTTCACCTCAATTCAAAAGGTCACATCCGCGTTACGCGTATTAGCATACGGAAACAcgtacgacatcaacgacgagtatttgAAGATGGCGGAGAAAACAACCCGAGATACGTTGGAACATTTTTGCTATG CCGGGTGTTTTAACGATATTAATACGTTAGAGGCTTCACCATTAATCGAGGGCTACATTTCTGGAACTATACCAAAGGCCGGTTTCCATGCAAACGGGAACGATTACGAGCATGGCTACTACTTGGGCGATGGTATCTACCCCGAGTATTCGATTATTGTTAAAACGTTTTCTGAAACTTTCGATGAAAAAAGaaa GAATCCTTGTCGCATGTGGCATAAGGATAAAATACGAATGGCCATGTATGCTTGCATCATTTTGCATAATATGATCATCGAGGATGATGGAAAAGCGATATGCCAAAACTATATTCCCGAAGATTTGGTCGAACTACCCCAAGCGACAACGGAAGAGAGACTCGTAAATGCTCAACTACTCCGATCTAGAGAAATACATAACGCGTTGAAGGCGGATTTGGTTGAGCATGCTTGGGCGATTCGCCCAATTCGATCAAACAATGATCACGACGAAGATTCCGAGGAAGAAGTGGGGGAGGAATTCGAAGACGGGAACTTTGAAGACGTAGGTTTAGATGCTGGagaaaacgaagaggaagaaggagagaacgAAGATGACACCGaagaataa